TTGTTCCCAAAGATCCCTGGTGCTACTCCCATGTGCAAGAACTGTATCCCTCGAGCCACTCCTATGGCTATCGCCATTCTCTGAGGCCATTTCAGTACTTCTTTCTTCCTACAGTCTGATTACAAAAATTCCCATAATGAATAACCATTTGAATCTATTCtgaatatattttctgtttcttttcagGTTATTACTTGTGAGAAAGTCCCTCAATGATCCACTAGAGATGTATTCTTGGACGACAAAGATGGTGTGTCCAGAGTGTTGATTGTGGTCTTGGTTACTAGCGATGCAGTGTCCAAGAACGCTAACCAAATGCATATGCCTTAGCTTTGATAAAACTTCCATCTGTTGAGCTAAGCTTTGTGGCAAACTCTTCTGCTTCAGCTTGATACATTGCACTGTCACTGGTATGCCTTCTCTTAGACAACCTGTGTAACGCTGTTCGGATACTATACATATTAATTAATCAGGTTCATCATCAGAGTCTCAAGTCAtgcatgtttttgttttttacctgTTCTGCGAACAGGCTTGCTGCATCAAAGTCGTTAGTTGCTTCTTCCAATTCCTCCAAGGAGAAAACACGGTACGGCGGCAGACCAATCACTGCAGATCTCATTGTATGTGGTACACGTTCTACACTCAGAAAGAAACTGTTAATGGTTTTTCCTAGAGAAAGACTCACTTTCAATATTACAAAGTAAATAATAAGAGTCATTGTTTACTTGAATCTGGTAATGACTTAGAGCTGGTGGTTGTTGTACTGCAAACTGAGACTTTATCAGAGGCATGTctctcgttgttgttgttggttactTCAGAACGATTTTCTTCtgatcttgatcttcttcttttcaggGCAATCAAAATCAACAGAACCAAAATTGCTGCAAGGATGACCGCACTGATGATTATTAAAATCACTAACCCGAGTTTGATTCTTGTAGAATCTTTCTCTTGAACCTTGGGGACAGGTTTCACGGCTATTGCtttgcttgcttggttttgacAGAAAGAAAGCGGACGCTGATACTTCGCATTAGGAGTGCCAGTCAAAGACAAGCAATTGAATGAGAAAAGCACTGTCTGATTCCTGAAACTCTTTGAAGAGTAGCAAGTAGGAAGCTTTCCGGTTAGGAGATTGTGAGAAACGTCAAAAGTTCTAATCTTTGAGGAGCTGCAAGAGAAATATGGAATTGACCCGCTTAACATATTCTGATCCAAACTGAGAATATGAAGAGAAGGAAGCGAAAACAGAAACTCTGGAATCGACCCGGTGAATTGGTTGGAAGAAAGGTCTAAACTTTGAAGCTCAATCAACTTCTTGATCTGTTCTGGAATCATGGATCTAAAGGAGTTGTTCTTCAATGAAACAGTGACAAGCTTACTTGGGAGTGAAGGAACTGCAGGCCCGAGTTTATTACCTCCCAGTTCCAGCTCTTGAAGATTCGACAACCCTCTGAGATCATCAGAGACAAACCCCCAGAACATATTGTCTGTTAAAACAAGGCTTCTCAGTTTCTTCAAAGACGCAATCTCTTCCGGGATCTTCCCGGAGATGAAATTGGAGCTGAGATTCAAAGATTCGAGAGAAGGTGATAACTTGGTGATGATTTTAGGAGAGAGAGAACCAGAAATCCCGAGTGAGGTAAGAGACAAAGTCTTTAAGCTTGAGAGCTGTGTAAGCAGAGTGAATAGTTTATGAAAACTTCCAGAGAGCTTACTGGTTCTGTTCCCGGTGATACTTAACTCTGTTACGTGACCTTTGAAGCAGACGATTCTGAAGGAATGAGAATGACGAATGCGGCAGAAGTTGGTCGTATCGGTCCATGATTGAAGAATATGTGGATACTGTAGTTGCTTCTGGATTTCAAGAAGAGTTTTTGATTCACTACTTGAAGCTAGCTGAGACTCGGATAGTACAtgggtttgaagaagaagaaagaagaaaatgaatgaaaatacaTGGATTTGAAGACACTTCTGCATTTTCTTGGGAAAATTTACAGTGAATTAAAGATGTGTTTTTGGATTTAgagattgaaaattttcatttctttcagTGGAACAGAGACAGATCTATTAGAAAATTGAATGAAAACTTTTGGATCAAGTGATGGAGTATAAATTTTTGGGTCAAATGTATAAAGTTTCCTGAAGATTTACGtgtgaaaattaaaagaaagagtGAAGAAAAAAAGCCGATTAAGGTGGAGGCAATAAATGCCATCTTtcatttcataaacttttataatacttttgtggtttggttgtttgttcatTACTGCACATTGCACAACCTAAGTTTGACAGACTGTTTTTTAATGAATCCAAGAAGATGaaacttttgtattatttaacaATAACAACTTCTATTCCACATGATATTTTGATCTaattatttgtttctaatttaaCTCAACTTGTCTAATTATGAATTCAGAAGACTTagcaaaatgtcaaaaaaaaagttgatactAAAGACTTTCGCATGTTATGATTTGGAACCTTaatcaaatgtttgttttagtatttttgttCATGTGATAAGTACTAATAACTCAAATGGTTCATTAGTTCACAGCTAATAAGACTTAGACATTCAACAGTTAAACACTCTAATAATGATTCTTTCTTTGTTCATTTTCGTACATAGAATGATTAAACAcgtgcttttgttttgttaatataaaaCATCTGCATTTGGATTATAACATCTATAGTTAATTTTGATCGAGATGTTTTTGTAACTTGTCGGTGAGAATGAGATTAAGAGATGTGTGTCGTGTTGTGTCCTTGAGAAAACGAAGCCATTACGTTTTGTGTCTTATCTTTTAAAAGTGTGTTAGAGATTCTACCAAATGTCGAgctgtttctttgtgttctGATGAACTGTTCATTtaactttctctcttttttttttgggtacaatTTCTACTTTTATTAATGATagtgtgaaaaaaaattatggattaCATATACATACGATGAAGCACATGCAATGGGCTTGGAAGTTGGAATAATCGTCACTGGGAAagtttcatttaatattttccacAACAgccattcatttttttattgataaaaatatatatattttatattcttttctgaAATCCAggtctttaattttattatggGCTTTTACGCTATTCATAGTAACATTTTGCCTGTCTATATTGTAATACATTTAGGCCCAAAAATATTTGTTGCAAgtaatacaaaaaacaaaaattgcttAGTATTGACTATTGAGGACATATCTTTATGTATACTATGCTTATTCCTTGCAAATGTTAATCTGTGCAGGAACTAAGTTGATTTTCTGGTTGCAAGATTTGCTAATCTTCATGCTGTTTGTAAATTTCTGATCAATTTCTTTGCAAAgtgacgattttttttttgccataataatattattaacatttaattttcttctaatttattACATGGAAAATAgttcattttaatttatttgactTGATAAGGAGGTAAACAataaattctttgttttttaagttaaagtaaaataaaatagacacctaaaccaaaaaaagctGTGGCTATTTTTTCGTTAATCATCCAGGTATAATAAATGTAGCTCTTTCATTTAGATTTAGTCATTAATATCACATTTTTCTTCAATACCACTATTTTTAGTCAAGTTCATAATTTTCTTTACATTCTAGAATATAGAAAATAGAACAATGATGGCTAAAAGTAACCATATGAAATGCTAGCATGTCAAGATGTTCTTCCATGCTTTTTTCGTAGATCCAATAGAGGATGGCTTTCCAACCATTCAAACCAttcgaaaaagaaaagatgaaagaattagatcatattttgtttgaatttttattttaaaatttaatatgtaaatttagttttttcatgtctaaatttaatttggtagcatttgaaatattttggtATGTGGAAAACTGAAAAATGAAGATTGTTCATGTTTTATGTCATTTACTTCCATAAAAAGAATTATGGTATAaaccaagttaaaaaaaaaaattgtttgtacGGCCATAGAGAAATAGGATACCCAAATTAGAATACTTTTTGATGAACATcgatttgattttctttttttggctttctATTAGAGTTTTAGAACCATATTCATgagatttttttatagataattaATATGTGAACTTGTTATAGTCaaatttatttagatatttaggattttatattattttctgaacTACTTTTGCTTAAGCCAAAACTTTGGATTAGTACAGCCGAATGAATATAAACTTTTCGGATCCTAAAACTTTAATTAGACA
The sequence above is drawn from the Camelina sativa cultivar DH55 chromosome 4, Cs, whole genome shotgun sequence genome and encodes:
- the LOC104779607 gene encoding probable LRR receptor-like serine/threonine-protein kinase At2g02780, translating into MQKCLQIHVFSFIFFFLLLQTHVLSESQLASSSESKTLLEIQKQLQYPHILQSWTDTTNFCRIRHSHSFRIVCFKGHVTELSITGNRTSKLSGSFHKLFTLLTQLSSLKTLSLTSLGISGSLSPKIITKLSPSLESLNLSSNFISGKIPEEIASLKKLRSLVLTDNMFWGFVSDDLRGLSNLQELELGGNKLGPAVPSLPSKLVTVSLKNNSFRSMIPEQIKKLIELQSLDLSSNQFTGSIPEFLFSLPSLHILSLDQNMLSGSIPYFSCSSSKIRTFDVSHNLLTGKLPTCYSSKSFRNQTVLFSFNCLSLTGTPNAKYQRPLSFCQNQASKAIAVKPVPKVQEKDSTRIKLGLVILIIISAVILAAILVLLILIALKRRRSRSEENRSEVTNNNNERHASDKVSVCSTTTTSSKSLPDSKRVPHTMRSAVIGLPPYRVFSLEELEEATNDFDAASLFAEQRYTGCLREGIPVTVQCIKLKQKSLPQSLAQQMEVLSKLRHMHLVSVLGHCIASNQDHNQHSGHTIFVVQEYISSGSLRDFLTNCRKKEVLKWPQRMAIAIGVARGIQFLHMGVAPGIFGNNLKIENIMLDETLTVKISGYTIPLPTKVGEESPQAKNPRSNEDREKEDVYQFGVILLQIITGKVVVSGSSEMGSLKLQLENGLRDEPSVLSSLADPSVKGSYAYESLRTTVEFAINCLCEDQTKRPSIEDVVWNLQYTIQVQQGWRPSSGNHESSMKAIYE